The Anastrepha ludens isolate Willacy chromosome X, idAnaLude1.1, whole genome shotgun sequence genome includes a window with the following:
- the LOC128869270 gene encoding uncharacterized protein LOC128869270 isoform X2: MKMQEDKDFLLLQRNRGRPGSMYGADTVLTGKEKRKEQRMEGERKRVEKHLVHTNYALEVSDTEDAEKDISAGEENAAKDMNEGEDTDGSNINLLPKKANRGKINFIDDRMLACMYKCNL, translated from the exons ATGAAAATGCAGGAAGATAAAGACTTTCTTTTGCTCCAAAGAAATAGAGGACGTCCAGGTAGTatgtatggtgccgatactgtactcACAGGAAAAGAAAAACGCAAAGAGCAACGAATGGAAGGAGAAAGAAAGCGCGTAGAAAAGCATTTAGTTCATA ctaATTATGCTCTTGAAGTCTCTGATACCGAGGATGCTGAAAAGGATATTTCAGCTGGCgaagaaaatgcagcaaaagATATGAATGAAGGCGAAGATACAGACGGAAGTAACATTAATTTACTaccgaaaaaggcaaatcgaggaaaaattaattttattgatgatagaATGCTTGCATGCATGTACAAATGTAACCTCTAA
- the LOC128869270 gene encoding uncharacterized protein LOC128869270 isoform X1 — MHLVSAAVAAFINTMQNVNGTPSIKMEDLILNRTTLHSMRRDYCRRQAQEIINGFNIPDVFVLHWDSKLLAEIRGTEKKDRLSLVVTGENMEKLLGIPKIESSTGDARAAEIHNFLCKWKLNDLVEIVSFDTTAANNGAAFLLEKRLGRNLLLFPCRHHVSELLVKAVFELNFGKSSAPEVPLFNRFSNSWKNINSKSFKSGISENEVRKVFTIAEVEIFKNFCLTALNSHHTCANYKELLQLSLLFVGEDVPNFSQVRSPGATSHARFMSKCLYCYKMFLFREQFVLTTSEIKSLRSVCIFLTCIYVPYWFRCVDPIAAPQNDLKLIQDVIVYFDKNVSNAWLHKIKNHLCYLSEEADGLSFFDGPIHSHSKRKMVEAITSDNQKEDAIPKRVVATMSEITLYGSKNINDFISSRTKTFFTRLGIETSFLESDPSTWQESEGYIAGKRICQLLSVVNDAAERALKLITDYNRSLTYNEEEEQYLLQVVEHYRQWHPSYTKTSLIK; from the exons ATGCATTTGGTGAGTGCAGCGGTTGCTGCCTTCATAAATACCATGCAAAATGTTAATGGAACGCCGTCAATAAAAATGGAAGATTTAATTCTTAACCGAACAACATTACATTCGATGAGGAGAGATTATTGTCGCAGACAAGCTCAAGAGATTATTAATGGATTCAAT ATTCCCGACGTTTTTGTCCTTCACTGGGATAGCAAGCTGCTTGCAGAAATCCGAGGCACAGAAAAGAAAGATAGATTGTCTCTCGTTGTCACAGGAGAAAATATGGAGAAACTGCTGGGGATACCAAAAATTGAAAGTTCAACGGGAGATGCAAGAGCtgcagaaatacataattttttgtgcaagtGGAAGCTCAATGATTTAGTAGAAATTGTATCATTTGATACAACAGCTGCTAATAATGGAGCAGCGTTCTTGCTTGAAAAAAGGTTGGGCCGAAATCTACTTTTATTTCCCTGTCGTCACCATGTTAGTGAGTTGCTAGTCAAAGCAGTGTTCGaactaaattttggcaaatcatCAGCACCGGAAGTTCCCTTATTCAATCGCTTCTCTAACAGCTGGAAAAACATTAATTCTAAGTCATTCAAAAGTGGAATATCGGAAAATGAAGTTCGGAAAGTCTTTACAATAGCTGAagtggaaatatttaagaatttttgtctAACTGCATTAAATAGTCACCACACTTGTGCCAattataaagaattactacAACTATCGTTGCTCTTTGTTGGGGAAGACgtaccaaatttttcacaagTACGGTCACCTGGTGCAACATCACACGCAAGGTTTATGTCGAAGTGCCTATATTGCTACAAAATGTTTCTGTTTCGCGAGCAATTCGTGTTAACGACTTCAGAGATAAAGAGTCTAAGAagcgtttgtatttttttaacctgCATCTACGTTCCATATTGGTTTCGTTGTGTGGATCCAATAGCTGCTCCACAAAATGACCTTAAGCTCATTCAAGATGTGATTGTATATTTCGATAAGAATGTATCCAATGCCtggttacataaaattaaaaatcatttatgttATTTGTCGGAAGAGGCGGATGGCCTTTCATTTTTTGATGGTCCAATTCATTCACATAGTAAGCGAAAAATGGTGGAAGCAATTACTAGCGATAACCAGAAGGAAGATGCTATTCCAAAGAGAGTTGTTGCAACAATGTCAGAAATAACGCTTTACGGCAGCAAgaatataaatgattttatttcatcaagaacTAAAACATTCTTTACCCGCTTAGGaattgaaacaagttttttggaaTCAGATCCTTCAACATGGCAAGAAAGTGAAGGCTATATAGCGGGAAAACGAATTTGTCAGCTTTTGTCTGTAGTTAATGACGCTGCAGAGAGAGCATTGAAATTGATCACAGACTACAACAGATCGCTTacttataatgaagaagaagaacagtACTTACTGCAAGTTGTTGAGCACTACAGGCAATGGCATCCGTCTTACACCAAAACATCTCTCATTAAATAG